CTCGCTGAGCGAGAGGCCCGTGGAGAGGACCACCCCCTCGGCGACCTCGCTCGAGGCCGAGGCCCGGCGGTCGATGGCGCCGTCAACGAAGACCTGCTTGGCCCCGTGCGCGCGCAGGAGCTTGATGAGGGCCACCGTGTCCTGGACCGTGACGGGTCCGGCCACCTCGACCTGCCCCGAACCGAGGACCTCGTAGAGGCCCACCGGGCCGATGGCCGTGCGGAAAGGGGTGCTTGCGATCTCGCGCAGGCGCGCGTCCGATCGCCTGGCCGAAAGCTGCGCGGTCGCGACCAGGGTGCCCGGCGGCGGCGAGATGCGCGGCTTGGGACGGTCGGTGACGGCGTCGATGTCCTCGCCGTCGCGGCCGACCGAGGTCAGGCCCATGCGCACCCCGAGCGCCTCGTAGCGCGCGACGAGGTGGTTGAGGCACGTGGTCTTGCCGGCGTTCTTGGCGGTGCCGACGATGGCGAGGGTCGCGTGCGGGCGACAGAGGTCGAAGAGGGTCATGGCGAAGAGCGGCCTTGTCGGAAGCGAATCAGGGCGGGGCGCAAGCCTCGATCGTATCACAGTCGGGCGGATCTAGCCTATGGCGGCCAGCGACGCGCAGGGCACGAGGCATCGGACGCTTTCAAGGTGACTCGCCGCGCGGGGGTGTGCTATATCCGACCCCGATGGTCGCGCATGCCTGAGGAAAGGCGGTGTCAGTTGAACAAGGACGATCTGGTGCAGGTGGTCTCGGACAAGGCCAACTCGTCGCGCAAGACCGCGGAGGCGGTGGTCAACGCGGCCCTGGAGGCGATCGGCGAGGCGCTGATCAAAGGCGAGAAGGTCACCATCATCGGGTTCGGCACCTTCGCGGTGAAGGAGCGCGCGGCGCGCGAGGGGCGCAACCCCCGCACGGGCGAGACGATCAAGATCCCGGCCCGGCGCTCGCCTGCCTTCCTGCCTGGCAAGGCGCTCAAGGACAGAATTGAAGGCTGAGGCGGAGGTGGTAAACTGGTAAGTTGTCCCCGATCCGCCTCTTGAAGGAACCTCCATGCAAGCCACCACCGACCTGGAAACCAGCTTCTACGGCCTCCCGCGCGAGCAGTGCGACTACGCCAGCGCTCGCGCGGCGATCTTCGGAACCCCCTTCGAGGGGGCCGTCTCCTACGGCTCGGGCACCTCGAGGGGGCCGAGCGCCGTGCTCGAGGCCTCGCAGCAGGTGGAGCTCTTCGACCACGAGGCGGGCTGGAGCCCCTGCGAGGTCGGGATCGCCACCCTCGAGCCCGAGACGCTCGACACCCCGCTCGCCTCCTTCGAGGCGGTCAAGGCGACCATCGACCGGATCCTGCCCGGGCTGCTCGCCGACGGCAAGTTCCCGGTCCTCATCGGCGGCGACCACTCGGTGATGCCGCCCGTCATCCCCCACTACCTGGGCAAGTATCCCGAGCTCGGGGTGTTCCAGATCGAC
The Pantanalinema sp. DNA segment above includes these coding regions:
- a CDS encoding HU family DNA-binding protein, which encodes MNKDDLVQVVSDKANSSRKTAEAVVNAALEAIGEALIKGEKVTIIGFGTFAVKERAAREGRNPRTGETIKIPARRSPAFLPGKALKDRIEG